Below is a window of Defluviimonas sp. SAOS-178_SWC DNA.
GGGCATGTCGGCGGGGTTGTGGAGGTCGCGCACCTCGCCGTCCTTCATGTGGAGCTTGAAGACCACGGAAGGCGCGGTGGTGATCAGGTCGAGGTCATATTCGCGCTCCAACCGGTCGCGGACGACTTCGAGGTGGAGAAGGCCGAGGAAGCCCATGCGGAAGCCGAAGCCGAGGGCGGCCGAGGTCTCCATCTCGTAGGAGAAGGAGGCGTCGTTGAGGGCGAGCTTCTCGATGGCGTCGCGGAGCGCCTCGAAGTCGTTGGCGTCGATGGGGAAGAGGCCGCAGAAGACCACGGGCTGCGCAGGCTTGAAGCCGGGGAGCGGCTTGTCGCAGGGCTTCTTTTCGTGGGTGATCGTGTCGCCGACGCGGGTGTCGCGGACCTGCTTGATCGAGGCGGTGAAGACGCCGATCTCGCCCGGCCCCAGTTCGGCGATGTCGGCCATCTTGGGTTTCAGGACGGCGAGCTTGTCGATGCCGTAGATGGCGCCGGTCTGCATCATCTTGATGCGGTCGCCCTTGCGGATCACGCCGTCCATGACGCGGATCATCACGACGACGCCGAGGTAGCTGTCATACCAGCTGTCGACGAGCATGGCCTTGAGGGGGGCATTGCGGTCGCCCTTGGGGGCGGGCAGGCGGTGGACGATCGCCTCCAGCACGTCGGGGATGCCGACGCCGGTCTTGGCGGAGATCGGGATCGCCTCGGAGGCGTCGATGCCGATCACGTCCTCGATCTCCGCCTTCACGCGGTCGGGCTCGGAGGCGGGCAGGTCGATCTTGTTGAGGACGGGAACCAGATCGTGGTCGGCGTCGATGGCCTGATAGGCGTTGGCGAGCGTCTGCGCCTCCACCCCCTGGGTCGCGTCAACCACCAGAAGCGAGCCCTCGACCGCGCGCATGGAGCGGGAGACCTCGTAGGCGAAGTCGACATGGCCCGGCGTGTCGATGAGGTTGAGGACATAGGTCTTGCCGTCCTTCGCCGGGTATTCGATGCGGACGGTGTTGGCCTTGATG
It encodes the following:
- the lepA gene encoding translation elongation factor 4; this encodes MTELAQIRNFSIVAHIDHGKSTLADRLIQLTGTVAERDMKAQMLDSMDIERERGITIKANTVRIEYPAKDGKTYVLNLIDTPGHVDFAYEVSRSMRAVEGSLLVVDATQGVEAQTLANAYQAIDADHDLVPVLNKIDLPASEPDRVKAEIEDVIGIDASEAIPISAKTGVGIPDVLEAIVHRLPAPKGDRNAPLKAMLVDSWYDSYLGVVVMIRVMDGVIRKGDRIKMMQTGAIYGIDKLAVLKPKMADIAELGPGEIGVFTASIKQVRDTRVGDTITHEKKPCDKPLPGFKPAQPVVFCGLFPIDANDFEALRDAIEKLALNDASFSYEMETSAALGFGFRMGFLGLLHLEVVRDRLEREYDLDLITTAPSVVFKLHMKDGEVRDLHNPADMPDLTYVDHIEEPRIKATIMVPDDYLGDVLKLCQDRRGIQMDLTYAGSRAMVVYDLPLAEVVFDFYDRLKSVTKGYASFDYAMIGYREDFLVKMSILVNDEPVDALSIMVHRDRAEARGRAMVEKLKELIPRHMFKIPIQAAIGARVIARETLSAMRKDVTAKCYGGDATRKRKLLDKQKAGKKKMRQFGKVEIPQSAFISALKMDS